In a genomic window of Littorina saxatilis isolate snail1 linkage group LG6, US_GU_Lsax_2.0, whole genome shotgun sequence:
- the LOC138968009 gene encoding uncharacterized protein: protein MLVYDCSRQSVPHWYIEHCSRRKLWSPTGLKAWNHLHTEPPLEADQRADVREKVKQDLLIIGAAIRASLEELFKSNDHGHSTWSSRRSECPAAMKWCPKKSDFGDAARVECPEGQAVLYYSSLDSEGDCSVVKMKMSRGVVAKSKPTPVRVYDYYNPDDEYTTSYSLQQYSVCDLEPDYMDCPYVL from the exons ATGCTTGTCTACGATTGTTCTCGCCAGTCAGTGCCCCACTGGTATATAGAGCACTGCAGTCGCAGAAAGCTGTGGTCGCCGACGGGGCTGAAAGCATGGAACCATCTGCATACGGAGCCTCCTCTCGAAGCTGACCAACGTGCCGACGTCAGGGAGAAAGTAAAGCAAGACCTGCTCATCATCGGTGCTGCCATCAGAGCTTCTCTCG AAGAGCTTTTCAAGTCCAATGACCATGGTCACAGTACCTGGTCATCGCGGAGATCGGAGTGCCCAGCGGCTATGAAGTGGTGTCCGAAAAAATCGGACTTTGGTGACGCGGCGCGCGTGGAGTGTCCCGAAGGACAAGCCGTTCTCTACTACTCGTCG CTTGACTCAGAGGGTGACTGCTCTGTTgtgaagatgaagatgagcaGAGGAGTGGTGGCCAAAAGTAAACCCACCCCTGTTAGAGTCTATGACTACTACAACCCGG atgATGAGTACACCACGAGCTACAGTCTACAACAGTACAGTGTGTGCGATCTGGAGCCAGATTACATGGACTGTCCCTATGTTCTGTAA
- the LOC138969171 gene encoding uncharacterized protein, which translates to MDSFWTFSTVALFAFGTVWCFEWETLPDPVVYSCAGDKVTFPWRFKAGDAELIRDIRWFFDGDFDSTLVGTETSGYFFPTPPYSQRVRQLANGGLELSDVTLSDAANYTVEVNLDSEGSALSHRHSVILQVGESLMTKDKTLTVKQDPTALWANSTLQWVIRLTCGLFTFLGQPPIRVTWITPALETMSSSGYDNGIFYLTLPSPVAGGNYTCNIPRHFLPDVCVKNGNQENNTVTSSVLVDEVKARLSLLEAEKRTLKSEYRELKDTEREHDERISNLTHYVNVKESKDENFAETSTVLVNEVKARLSLLEAEKRTLKSENRELKEQLRDTIQEHDEGINNLTHYVNEQLESFRNEVRSLWNISQEQQYLLRGKVCFVHKSLHAPHSLPL; encoded by the exons ATGGATTCTTTCTGGACCTTTTCCACGGTTGCTCTGTTCGCATTCG GGACGGTATGGTGCTTTGAGTGGGAAACGCTGCCAGATCCAGTGGTCTACTCTTGTGCTGGGGACAAGGTCACGTTTCCATGGCGATTCAAGGCCGGTGACGCCGAATTGATCCGGGACATCCGCTGGTTCTTTGACGGGGACTTTGACTCCACCTTGGTGGGTACGGAGACATCCGGGTACTTCTTTCCGACTCCGCCTTACTCCCAGCGCGTGCGTCAGCTGGCCAATGGCGGACTGGAGTTGAGTGACGTCACCTTGTCGGACGCTGCAAACTACACTGTGGAGGTCAACCTTGATAGTGAGGGATCCGCGCTGTCTCACCGGCACTCCGTCATCTTGCAAGTGGGAG AAAGTCTGATGACAAAGGACAAAACTCTGACAGTGAAGCAGGACCCTACTGCGTTGTGGGCCAACTCTACTCTACAGTGGGTCATCCGTCTGACCTGTGGCCTCTTCACCTTCTTGGGTCAGCCACCCATTCGTGTAACATGGATT ACACCGGCACTGGAGACCATGTCGAGCAGTGGATACGACAACGGGATCTTCTACCTGACTCTTCCATCACCTGTGGCGGGAGGTAACTACACCTGTAACATCCCCCGACACTTCCTTCCAGACGTCTGCGTTAAGAACGGTAACCAAGAAAACAACACGGTGACCTCTAGCGTCCTTGTGGATGAGGTCAAGGCCAGGCTGTCTCTTCTGGAGGCAGAAAAGAGGACGCTGAAATCAGAGTACAGAGAACTGAAAGACACAGAACGGGAACACGATGAGAGAATCAGCAATCTCACTCACTACGTTAACGTTAAGGAAAGTAAAGATGAAAACTTCGCGGAGACCTCTACCGTCCTTGTGAACGAGGTCAAGGCCAGGCTGTCTCTTCTGGAGGCAGAAAAGAGAACGCTGAAATCAGAGAACAGAGAACTGAAAGAGCAGCTACGTGACACGATACAGGAACACGATGAGGGAATCAACAATCTCACTCACTATGTCAACG AACAACTGGAGTCATTTCGTAACGAAGTTCGCTCCTTGTGGAATATCTCACAGGAACAGCAATACCTTCTGCGTGGTAAGGTTTGTTTTGTTCATAAATCACTGCATGCTCCACACTCATTGCCATTGTGA